The nucleotide sequence GCACCCCGTGCCTTCAACAACACAACGATCAGTACCGCATGCTCTTCATCAACGCACGCACGTCGACATGCAGATCACTACGTACCAGTGAAGCGTGACGTTGTATCTCGCTCGGTTAACAACGTTGATCACCAGCGTGTCTCCGTTCTTTACCTCTATGGTCGGCCCGGGGAACTGCCCGTTCACCGTGATGATGTTGTGGGCCTTGCACAGCCTCTTCACTGGCGTCGCTTGCACCTGTGCCAATCCACACAAACGTTGAAGGTCGAAGACGATGAATGAGTCAAAGAATGGTCCGAGCTTGGAGAAAGCTTACCACAAACTCATGGTAGTGAACTTCCGCGCCGCTGTAacgaaagagaagagagagagctaACAGAAAAGGAAGTAGCCAAGACTCCATTACTGAACTCAGTCCCTGTTCTTGAAAGCTTCGAGGAGgtaatgaaatagaaaggaaaggGGACGTCTTATATAGAGGCTCAAGGGATATGTTGCATGGGAGACATGAGGTGGATTTTGTGGTTAGCAGATTAGATTTTCGATTTGTTCCAAGCTTTTAGATTTCCACCCACTGATGTGTGGTCAAGCAGCTCCTTGTTCAACCGTGCACCAGTTGGTGCACCCACTTTGCTAGCCACTGTGTTAGGTATAGTGATCCTTCAAATGCTTGTTTTACAAGCTTCCACATGACGCAATCTTAAGAACAACACTAACATCAACGAGATACATATATTTGCAGGAAGAACTCATGCACGGTCTCGTGAAACCATGGAAGCTGTAGGTGTTTGCCTTGTAACACTATTCTTCTCCAGACTTGAGCTTCTTGCAAGAGCCACTATTCAGAGGTTTGGTTTGGGTGGGTGGACAAGATGCAACTTTTGGCTCAGTAGATATCATCTGACCCCCTTGTTTCTGCACGTGTAGAAAGGAGGTGGCATCAGTGTTCATTTGGCTATTGCTTGTAGAGCAAAATAACATGTGGGTCAAACAAACTTACATGCCAATGGCTTCTTCTCAAATGTCAATGCCAATTTAACTCATCAGATATGACAGATAGAAACTATAACCAACAACTAAGTGGCTCGATGGGATCAGTGGGTGTCGCTTGTGATTCAAGGAACTGAGACGGTGGAGAGAGATGTTTTGTCAAAGCAATTTGCCAGCGAACAACTACCATCAAATCTTCAACTATAAGATAGTAGTAGTTCAGCAAAAAAGAGACGGCACTGTTGGTAGGACAGAGATAGGCTTTAGGTGGCATTGACACTTGAATGGCTAATATTCCATGCAAACGTATCTTTAGATCTTTCAGTGGGTGACATAAGGGGAAAAAGGTAAGAGTTGAGAGGAAGCATTTCCACCAACAAGCAGATGGTGACACCGTGGCAGATAGCACCGAtcctggatatatatatatatatatatatatagttactaAGTTTAACTGGATCTCTGGTTCACTGTGCTTTGGGATGCTTCTCATGCAACAGGTTTATTGGCCTTAAcagtaaaaaaaaatctgaaaattaaGTTTCTGTAGGAAATTAAGGAAAAGTGGTACAGAAGTTGCAATAATGTGGCTTAAAAAGGTGAATTATGGTTTTTAGTGAAGTTAGCAGATGGTGAGAAATATAATTCGGCTAATATATTATACACTTCAGACTTGAACCTAATGCTGTCTGTGCCAAAAACACAGTGCATGTGCCAGATGAAATCAGTATAATGCTTTTGGTCATAAGAATATAGTAGATTTTGTGATTCAGCATAGCCAAGAGTGTTGAATGATAATTCAGCATAATGTCTTTGGTTATAATGATTTTGTACTTAAGCATATGAGAATTGTAAGTCAGCTAATACTATATGCattctttaaaatataaaaaaggtaAGGGGTAATCAGGTAGCCGATTAGTTGGCCAACCATATAAGAATTATAAGCATTTCATTTTTCTGGAGAAGCAAATGACCTTCCCAACTTTCCAATCTCTTCattcaaattaattaatattattttcgacaatatatatataggtgAATTCTCGAAAATAATTCCTGattttaagaaatttatctcaTACGATTGAATAAGTTCAACCAATCTAAAACTTGAACCcgtcaaaaataaattatattaaataatttacttatatataattaatatatatatatatatattcatatatatattaaattattaaaaataataaatttaaaactaattattctAATTATAAATTTAGgagtaataaataataatatttacatatttcaaaaaaataaaaaaaaatatattttttaaaaatatatatttaagatacttaaaaataaatttgaaatgtATATAtggtcattattttttatttttaagtttttaaagatagtttatttactaattttgacctttaaaaagttaaatttatatagaaaatatcaaaaaatataatcttaatatcaaaaataaattatattaaataatttaatgatatatcaatttatattattaaaattaataaatataaatataaattataataaattataaaaaaaataaaaagaaaaagtataatcaataaattaaaaaaataactatAAAGTAAAGCTTTAAATTGGAATCAGATGGACATatattaacttttttattttaaaattttttatattttttaatttatttagaaTATGTTGGATCCATGCAATGTTTTTTATATTTGAGATTTTAAATAGATGGataatctaaaataaaaatttgGTCCAAAAATATTATGTTCTGATATCTAATACATTATTTTTTTGATCAAATAGAAAATAGTATATCGCATATAAAGACttgttcaaattatttgaattttttatAAAAGGTTTGAATTAGACCCAGATGGATATCTATCACTATATTTCTATTTTagagattttaaaaaaaattatctatttaatatcaataatttattttttttctatttctctatttttttatttcaccaaaatatgatggatccatacaatattttttgacatttaagcttctaaataGATGGGCAACATATGATAAAAATTTAGCCCAAAAAGATTAAACTCTAATATCTGATCACTTGGAGCCTTTTTTTCCTGCTATGCAAAACTGATACGTCCTGTTTGATCGTAACAAaaaaatagggatttgattttgctTTCAACTTTGTAGAGTTAACAAAATGTTCTTCCTCCAATTTTAACGCCAAAAAaagggaggggaggggggggagaGGAGACAACAATTAAGCATCGTTCGATGTTGCTTCCAGCAGTCAGCCTCCTTTCGCCATGCAAAAAACCTACACCTGTTCTTGGGAAACAATGAAGGCATATAGGAGCTCATTCCATACGTCAGGGACCCCAGGAAGACACCAATGCGTGCAGTCCGAGTATCCACTAGGGTTCGCAACTCGTTCTTTACCGAGATCGTCCCAAAACTTCCTGTAAATGGAGGGATGCCCGTCTTTTCTGTACTCCGAGAGCTGAGTAATGTTAAGTAACTGCACATCCACGCCTTTATTGCTCAGCCTCTCGACTGTCTCCTCCACCATTCGCATCATCTTGTAGTCTGATCCTTTACCTGTGTACCCTTCTTCTTCGATCGGCTGGGTCTGGTTGTAGCAGTTCTGATTGCCTTCTGCGCCCCACTCGTAACCCCTGCAAAAAAAAAGATCCATGTCGACACTCTTCATCATCGATGAGAGAGGGAAAAGGAAGTGCTCATTAACGAGGCACGGATGGATCCTCACCATGAATGCGTCGGTGACAGGCTGACGAAGAAGAGCTGGGTGCTGCGGTTGCGGTGCGACTCCAGCCAATCGGACCATGCCTTCAGTGCTAACCCAAAGCCATCTATCATCTCCATTTCCTCCATGTTGTTGTCCTCGTCCTCAAACGAACCATCGTAGCTGACCAATTAGATACAGGAACATTAGGTCATCGGAAAGGCTTTAGCTAGCACCCGAGTTCATGTGTGCCATGAACTCGCACAGCCAGAACTCACATGACCTTCATCTTCATCCCGGGCTTCTTCCACCATAGATAAGAGTTGAAGACGAGTATGTCTGCATCTGCCCATCGTTGAGCATGCGCATCGATCGAATTAGCCCGCATCATCCTATCTGACAACCGATGGTGCACCGGGTCATCACAGTTGGATTCCACCAGCAGTGGAGACCAGTAGAAGTCGATCGACGCATtaaaatcc is from Musa acuminata AAA Group cultivar baxijiao chromosome BXJ1-6, Cavendish_Baxijiao_AAA, whole genome shotgun sequence and encodes:
- the LOC103990028 gene encoding protein trichome birefringence-like 34 — protein: MAKKSNLVLQESWWMRTPLPSVFFIIILVFVVVVLFISLSYDKVEYLSPKIFDRQQVNLMSVSADETRKQKCDLFSGRWVYDYSTQPLYSGVGCSYMNDEVACEKFGRKDLEHQRWRWQPHGCRVPRFDPEKLLNRLTGKRMVFVGDSLNRNQWVSMVCMLESAMSSDGHSMSQNGSLRSFKAKDFNASIDFYWSPLLVESNCDDPVHHRLSDRMMRANSIDAHAQRWADADILVFNSYLWWKKPGMKMKVIYDGSFEDEDNNMEEMEMIDGFGLALKAWSDWLESHRNRSTQLFFVSLSPTHSWGYEWGAEGNQNCYNQTQPIEEEGYTGKGSDYKMMRMVEETVERLSNKGVDVQLLNITQLSEYRKDGHPSIYRKFWDDLGKERVANPSGYSDCTHWCLPGVPDVWNELLYAFIVSQEQV